One genomic window of Trichlorobacter lovleyi includes the following:
- a CDS encoding CsgG/HfaB family protein yields MKRILLVLGIVVLLAGCNNPGKESFELGRQLERQGRVDEAITLYEDAIVKEQDNQEYRAVLASARSAAAARFVEQGRKRLQGAEITYDQLRTAQLDVDKALKADPYNSDAKVLASSVKSQMDALLKRAEALYAASTKAADLKDWPTAINKLREIRQFYPGYLDLMIKLPQTENAALGYYLKQAEQMQAADDLDAMIVNLEQALAIQPANQQIAGLLKDAKAKNTASVWFAKAEQSAKQGKWLQAAGYLRKAELLNPDQALQARMTELRRQGAQKMLQQGMVQTSKKQFYTAYLSLQAGGQFSPAFMKEAEAADLRKQLAADMAARSQEMETTGLLGNAWYWLDLSIRLGGGDRESQQRLQTLKDRLRQRVVKKIAVMDFSPPTNNTDAGKLVTDSLLSYMTKNASSDVKILARDVLGAIIKEIEFGQAGLYDIESAKKTGKLKGTDIFIFGSVLQYNVEKSAEEGSKMVNVVVATKQVPNPAYQSWLLSHPSPNEKEMALAPPALMKEEIRETVKYKVGTHKKTANVALSFRVIDVESGEVVITTTIKSRKEAEDKFSEGVEFANIPFDPLELPSDSVLLEKAVDEGIAELGRLVLTRFQNRQASYLQAAELLSKKGGGDQVVERYMDAIVAEEVKHVASQVTSQAKLGIEQYLQSAEQQ; encoded by the coding sequence ATGAAACGGATACTGTTGGTACTTGGCATAGTGGTATTGCTTGCCGGCTGTAACAATCCCGGCAAGGAGAGCTTTGAGCTTGGCCGGCAACTGGAACGTCAGGGACGGGTTGATGAGGCCATTACCCTTTATGAAGATGCAATTGTCAAAGAACAGGATAATCAGGAATACCGGGCAGTCCTGGCCAGTGCCCGCTCGGCCGCTGCAGCCCGTTTTGTCGAGCAGGGCCGCAAACGCCTGCAAGGCGCCGAGATCACCTATGACCAGCTGCGTACCGCTCAGCTGGATGTTGACAAGGCACTCAAGGCTGATCCCTACAATAGCGATGCAAAGGTGCTGGCAAGCAGCGTCAAGTCTCAGATGGATGCCCTGTTGAAGAGGGCTGAGGCGTTATATGCCGCCTCAACCAAAGCTGCAGATCTGAAGGACTGGCCGACGGCCATCAACAAATTGCGGGAAATCCGCCAGTTTTACCCCGGCTATCTGGATCTGATGATCAAACTGCCCCAGACTGAAAACGCCGCGTTGGGATACTACCTGAAACAGGCTGAGCAAATGCAGGCTGCGGATGACCTGGATGCGATGATTGTCAATCTGGAGCAGGCGCTGGCGATTCAACCCGCGAATCAGCAGATTGCCGGGTTGCTGAAGGATGCCAAGGCTAAAAATACCGCCAGCGTCTGGTTTGCGAAGGCCGAGCAGAGCGCCAAACAGGGGAAGTGGCTCCAGGCTGCAGGCTATCTGCGTAAGGCGGAACTGTTGAATCCGGATCAGGCGTTGCAGGCCAGGATGACAGAATTGCGGCGCCAGGGCGCGCAAAAGATGCTGCAACAGGGGATGGTCCAGACCAGCAAGAAGCAGTTCTATACCGCCTACCTGTCGTTACAGGCAGGCGGGCAGTTCTCTCCGGCATTTATGAAAGAGGCGGAGGCAGCGGATCTGCGCAAACAGCTCGCAGCAGATATGGCTGCAAGATCCCAGGAAATGGAAACAACCGGCTTGTTGGGTAATGCCTGGTATTGGCTTGACCTGTCCATACGGCTGGGAGGCGGCGATCGTGAAAGCCAGCAGCGGTTGCAGACCCTCAAAGACCGGCTGCGGCAACGGGTGGTGAAAAAAATTGCGGTCATGGATTTTTCGCCGCCAACGAACAACACTGATGCCGGCAAGCTGGTAACCGACAGTCTGCTTTCCTACATGACCAAGAATGCCAGCAGCGATGTCAAGATTCTGGCCAGGGACGTGCTGGGGGCCATCATCAAGGAGATCGAGTTCGGTCAAGCCGGGCTCTATGATATCGAAAGTGCTAAAAAGACCGGTAAGTTAAAGGGAACTGACATTTTTATCTTCGGTAGCGTACTGCAGTACAATGTGGAAAAAAGTGCTGAAGAAGGTTCCAAGATGGTCAACGTGGTGGTGGCCACCAAGCAGGTTCCCAATCCGGCCTACCAGAGCTGGCTTTTGAGTCATCCGTCTCCCAACGAGAAGGAGATGGCCCTTGCACCGCCGGCACTGATGAAGGAAGAGATCCGTGAGACAGTGAAATACAAGGTCGGTACCCACAAGAAAACCGCCAACGTAGCACTCTCATTCCGGGTGATTGATGTGGAGTCAGGGGAGGTCGTGATTACCACCACGATCAAGAGCCGTAAAGAGGCGGAAGACAAGTTTTCTGAAGGGGTTGAGTTTGCCAATATCCCCTTCGATCCGCTGGAACTGCCGTCTGATTCTGTCCTGTTAGAGAAGGCGGTTGATGAGGGGATTGCCGAGCTGGGGCGCCTGGTGCTTACGCGCTTCCAGAATCGTCAGGCCAGCTATCTGCAGGCAGCCGAGTTGCTGAGCAAAAAGGGGGGCGGCGATCAGGTGGTCGAGCGGTACATGGATGCCATTGTGGCTGAAGAGGTCAAGCACGTCGCCAGCCAGGTCACGTCCCAGGCAAAACTGGGTATCGAGCAGTATCTGCAGTCAGCTGAGCAGCAATAA
- a CDS encoding flagellar assembly protein T N-terminal domain-containing protein, translating into MKNTTVQAAVTVLLRRFLGISLAVLLSAGMAVADQQTGVVEVEGYATIVAERKDMAREAALQNAFRRAVEQVVGVALESKTVVKDSELLNDKIFSKSRGFIKTYRILGEKVDGDAFRILVFASVSRHKLEQGLDNAGLLIKKMGKPRIAVVVMEQNGFGNAIPGGVVENCLVSSLGKRGYALVDRQAMLAVQHEVVNKQGDQTDAVVRAAAAGGAEIVIVGRATARSTSALSGTNLRPVQVTVTCRAVEVDSGELLATVTATQQALHVNPASATNEAFEKAAAELSEGLQRQMIAAWTKRLTGLRTLRMTVSMIPHADIRRLQDALKEKVGQIEEVHDRGYRDQQLRLDLEVTGGFREVIDELAALGLEQDSLKIISYSAGQVQARWQGRPIKGGRVK; encoded by the coding sequence ATGAAAAATACAACAGTTCAAGCTGCTGTAACTGTGCTGCTGAGACGGTTCTTGGGGATCTCTTTGGCTGTGCTGCTGTCGGCGGGGATGGCCGTTGCAGATCAGCAAACCGGTGTTGTCGAGGTTGAAGGGTATGCCACCATTGTGGCGGAGCGCAAGGATATGGCCCGTGAGGCGGCCCTGCAGAATGCCTTCAGGCGGGCTGTCGAGCAGGTTGTTGGGGTGGCGCTTGAGTCGAAGACGGTGGTCAAGGACTCGGAGCTGCTGAACGATAAAATCTTTTCCAAGAGCAGGGGGTTCATCAAAACCTACCGGATTCTTGGTGAAAAGGTGGACGGTGATGCCTTCCGGATCCTGGTTTTTGCTTCGGTTTCCCGCCATAAACTGGAGCAGGGACTGGATAATGCCGGACTGCTGATCAAAAAAATGGGAAAACCGCGGATTGCCGTGGTGGTGATGGAACAGAACGGCTTTGGCAATGCCATTCCGGGTGGTGTGGTGGAGAACTGCCTTGTCTCAAGTCTGGGCAAGCGCGGCTATGCCCTGGTCGATCGTCAGGCCATGCTGGCGGTGCAACATGAGGTGGTCAACAAGCAGGGGGATCAGACTGATGCCGTGGTTCGTGCTGCAGCAGCAGGCGGGGCTGAAATTGTCATTGTCGGCCGTGCCACTGCCCGGTCGACCTCTGCCTTAAGCGGAACCAATCTTCGCCCGGTGCAGGTAACGGTTACCTGTCGTGCCGTTGAGGTGGACAGCGGGGAACTGCTGGCCACTGTGACAGCGACACAGCAGGCCCTGCATGTCAATCCGGCGAGCGCAACGAATGAGGCCTTTGAAAAGGCCGCCGCAGAGTTGAGCGAGGGGTTGCAACGTCAGATGATTGCGGCCTGGACCAAACGGCTGACCGGCTTGAGAACCTTGCGTATGACGGTGAGCATGATTCCCCACGCAGATATCAGGCGTTTACAGGATGCCTTGAAGGAGAAAGTGGGGCAGATTGAAGAGGTGCATGACCGAGGCTACCGGGATCAGCAGCTGCGTCTGGATCTCGAGGTGACAGGCGGATTCAGGGAAGTGATTGATGAGCTGGCCGCATTGGGGCTGGAACAGGATTCACTGAAGATTATCAGTTATTCAGCGGGGCAGGTGCAGGCCAGGTGGCAGGGTCGCCCCATTAAAGGAGGGCGCGTAAAATGA
- a CDS encoding regulatory protein RecX: MTGSDQSSDCYLAALRLLTGRDYTCAALRRKLQQKRFAAEEAHQAVERLMREGYLQDQRYAERLVAAVRQNGSFTGYRLQQELRRRGVPPELIDQVLRESPADGDELDRARHLVERRYAGFDPQTADERQLRRVAGFLQRRGYRSDLIRQLFEK; encoded by the coding sequence TTGACCGGTTCTGATCAGTCCAGCGATTGCTACCTGGCGGCGCTCAGGCTGCTGACCGGCCGGGATTATACCTGTGCAGCCCTTCGACGTAAGTTGCAGCAGAAACGGTTTGCTGCCGAAGAGGCGCACCAAGCGGTTGAACGGCTGATGCGGGAAGGTTACCTGCAGGATCAGCGCTATGCCGAGCGTCTGGTCGCCGCAGTGAGGCAGAACGGGAGTTTTACCGGCTACCGCCTGCAGCAGGAGTTACGCCGTCGCGGAGTGCCACCGGAACTGATTGATCAGGTTTTGCGGGAATCACCCGCTGATGGCGATGAACTGGATCGGGCCCGCCACTTGGTTGAACGCCGTTATGCCGGGTTTGATCCGCAGACAGCTGATGAACGACAACTGCGGCGGGTAGCCGGTTTTTTGCAGCGTCGCGGCTACCGGAGTGATCTGATCAGGCAGCTGTTTGAAAAATAA
- a CDS encoding type IV pilus twitching motility protein PilT produces MELNEILTIAVKARGSDIHIKTGLPPIVRIDGKLHPIPNAQRLGPDVVSSIANMMMNDRQRRIFEENSEVDMAYAVPGLGRFRVACYRQRGTIALVFRAISMKIPTMEELNLPPVLQKLCLEERGLILVTGTTGSGKSSTLAAMIDHINNHRTCNIITIEDPVEFLHRDNKCIISQREVGTDTPTFSSALKGALRQDPDVILVGEMRDYETIETAMTAAETGHLVMSTLHTMDAPETINRIISVFPPYHQRQVRIQMASIIKGIVSQRLVPRADGKGRVPAVEVLLGTARVKECIDDKDKTKQIKDAIAQGFVSYGMQTFDQSLMKLFTSKLITYEEALRQSSNPDDFALKVSGISSTSDATWDNFDSKDEKVDEVLKEEKLDVDRF; encoded by the coding sequence AACGAAATTCTCACCATTGCCGTCAAGGCACGCGGCTCAGATATTCATATCAAGACCGGTCTGCCACCTATTGTACGGATTGACGGCAAGCTGCATCCGATCCCCAATGCCCAGCGTCTGGGCCCTGATGTGGTCAGCAGCATTGCCAACATGATGATGAATGACCGCCAGCGGAGGATCTTTGAGGAAAACTCCGAGGTGGATATGGCCTATGCGGTGCCGGGCCTGGGACGTTTCCGGGTGGCCTGCTATCGGCAGCGGGGGACGATTGCACTGGTCTTCCGGGCCATTTCGATGAAGATTCCGACCATGGAGGAGCTGAACCTGCCGCCGGTATTGCAGAAGCTCTGCCTTGAGGAGCGGGGGCTGATTCTGGTGACCGGCACCACCGGCTCCGGTAAATCGTCCACTCTGGCGGCCATGATCGACCATATCAACAACCACCGGACCTGTAACATCATCACGATTGAGGATCCGGTGGAGTTTTTGCACCGCGATAACAAGTGCATTATCAGCCAGCGGGAGGTGGGTACCGATACGCCGACCTTCTCAAGTGCGTTGAAGGGTGCCTTGCGCCAGGACCCGGACGTGATCCTGGTGGGTGAGATGCGGGACTACGAGACCATTGAAACCGCCATGACCGCTGCCGAGACCGGCCACCTGGTGATGTCCACCCTGCATACCATGGATGCACCTGAGACCATCAACCGGATCATCTCGGTCTTCCCGCCCTACCACCAGCGCCAGGTACGGATTCAGATGGCCAGCATCATCAAGGGGATTGTCTCCCAGCGTCTGGTACCGCGGGCCGATGGCAAAGGCCGTGTTCCTGCCGTTGAAGTGCTGCTGGGAACCGCACGGGTCAAAGAGTGTATTGACGACAAGGACAAGACCAAGCAGATCAAGGATGCCATTGCGCAGGGCTTTGTCTCCTATGGCATGCAGACCTTTGACCAATCCTTGATGAAGCTGTTCACCTCAAAGCTGATTACCTATGAAGAGGCGTTGCGGCAAAGTTCCAATCCGGATGATTTTGCCCTCAAGGTCTCCGGTATCTCATCTACGTCTGATGCAACCTGGGATAATTTTGATAGCAAGGACGAGAAGGTTGATGAGGTGCTGAAAGAGGAAAAACTCGACGTTGACCGGTTCTGA